TGGGTGTGCACGTGCTGATCGGCATCGGTGAGGGTGTGATCACGGCCGTCACGGTGACCGCCGTCGCCGCCGCTCGTCCCGACCTGGTGTACCTGCTGCGCGGCGTGCCGCAGAAGCTGGAGCTGAAGGCGTGAAGCGGTTCTTCGTCTGGTTCGCCGTGGTGAGCCTGGTGCTCGCGGGCGTGGTGTCCTACTTCGCCAGTTCCGACCCGGACGGGCTGGACTTCGTCACCGAGGAGCACGGCATCGCCGAGCACGCCCAGGACCACCCGCTGGCGGGCGGGCCGTTCGCGGACTACGCGGTGGGTGGCGACGACCGGCTCACCGGCCTGGCGGGCGTGGTCGGCGTGGTGCTCACGCTGGTCGTCGCGGGTGGGCTGTTCTGGTTGCTGCGCAAGCGTTCCCCGTCCAAGTGAGTGCCGGCCGAGTGCGCGCCTGCGAAGTGGAGGGGGAGACGTGAACGGGGTTCTGCACCGCCCGGGTGACTCGCCGGTGCACCGCCTGCCGCCGCAGGTGAAGATCGTTGCCGCGGTGGTGGCGGTGTTGTGCGTCGTCGCGACCCCGCGCGGGGCGTTCGCGGCGTTCGGGGTCT
This DNA window, taken from Saccharothrix variisporea, encodes the following:
- a CDS encoding PDGLE domain-containing protein, coding for MKRFFVWFAVVSLVLAGVVSYFASSDPDGLDFVTEEHGIAEHAQDHPLAGGPFADYAVGGDDRLTGLAGVVGVVLTLVVAGGLFWLLRKRSPSK